In Candidatus Saccharimonadales bacterium, one DNA window encodes the following:
- a CDS encoding peptidoglycan bridge formation glycyltransferase FemA/FemB family protein: protein MISVNVSNDREEWDEYVLAHKGHPLQLWSWGEVKAAHNWQVARAFVADNGEIIGAAQILIRHLPGPFRSLAYIPRGPVTSLEKREAVLDEIASYVKDTFKSVALSVEPDDEATFDISGWQQTDNTILIPRTIILDLDQSVDSLMDSMSKKTRQYIRKSGGEEMTIRRVKTKEDLELCLEIYRLTSKRAHFALHDDEYYEDIFHMMGDYSPVFAAFVDDRPVAFLWLAISRHTAFELYGGVSDEGQQLRANYALKWYAITKMREWGISRYDLNGLLNDGISTFKQGFAGHENQLAGTYDKPLSPLYIVWQRGLPAMKHVVRKVKSLRK from the coding sequence ATGATAAGCGTGAACGTAAGTAACGATAGGGAAGAGTGGGATGAGTATGTCCTTGCGCACAAGGGTCATCCACTGCAGCTATGGAGCTGGGGAGAAGTAAAAGCTGCACATAATTGGCAGGTAGCACGTGCTTTTGTAGCCGATAACGGTGAGATTATTGGTGCAGCTCAAATTTTAATTCGGCATCTTCCTGGGCCGTTTCGTTCACTTGCATATATTCCCAGAGGACCAGTCACATCGCTTGAGAAAAGGGAAGCGGTGCTTGATGAAATTGCGTCGTACGTAAAAGACACCTTTAAATCAGTTGCGCTCAGTGTTGAACCAGATGATGAAGCTACTTTTGATATCTCTGGATGGCAACAAACAGATAATACAATCTTAATTCCAAGAACTATCATTTTAGATCTTGACCAAAGTGTCGATTCTCTTATGGATTCTATGAGCAAGAAGACAAGACAGTACATCCGTAAATCTGGCGGTGAAGAGATGACGATACGGCGGGTAAAAACAAAAGAAGATTTGGAACTTTGTCTTGAGATATATAGACTAACATCAAAACGTGCACATTTTGCTCTTCACGACGACGAATACTACGAAGATATATTTCACATGATGGGTGATTACTCGCCGGTATTTGCGGCATTCGTTGACGATAGACCCGTCGCGTTTTTGTGGCTTGCTATTAGTCGCCATACAGCCTTTGAGCTATATGGAGGCGTCAGTGATGAAGGTCAACAACTTAGAGCAAACTATGCACTCAAGTGGTATGCCATCACGAAGATGCGTGAGTGGGGGATTAGCCGTTACGACTTAAACGGGCTCCTTAACGATGGCATTAGCACCTTTAAGCAAGGTTTTGCCGGGCACGAGAATCAGTTGGCGGGAACGTACGATAAGCCGCTTTCACCTCTCTATATCGTGTGGCAGCGTGGATTGCCTGCGATGAAGCATGTCGTACGTAAAGTGAAGTCGTTGCGTAAATAA
- a CDS encoding DUF4190 domain-containing protein: protein MTKKTDDLKNIPVSPVAKVPTPTAAQSPQAPASVITVKEDTTLATVSMVLGIVSFFGFGLLLGIPAIITGSIALKRKYPGHGMSLAGVITGAISSLLSILFIGLWVVIVIFAINHPQTHDYNPNSIDQGSTQMHIEPFQT, encoded by the coding sequence ATGACCAAAAAGACCGACGATCTTAAAAATATTCCAGTGTCACCAGTTGCTAAAGTACCGACTCCGACTGCAGCTCAATCCCCACAAGCACCCGCATCAGTAATAACCGTGAAAGAGGATACAACCCTCGCTACCGTATCGATGGTTCTGGGGATCGTGTCCTTTTTTGGATTCGGTCTGTTACTCGGTATACCTGCAATTATCACAGGCTCGATTGCGTTAAAAAGAAAATACCCTGGCCATGGCATGAGCCTTGCTGGCGTTATCACCGGTGCCATTAGCTCACTTCTCTCAATTCTATTTATTGGGCTTTGGGTTGTGATTGTTATTTTTGCCATCAACCACCCCCAAACACACGACTATAACCCAAATTCAATCGATCAAGGTTCAACCCAGATGCATATTGAACCTTTCCAAACTTAA
- a CDS encoding UDP-N-acetylmuramoyl-L-alanyl-D-glutamate--2,6-diaminopimelate ligase, with protein MPNLRKIVKKALPKNIFRAIEPTGHLAEAVISNISQGFPAQSMRIIGVTGTNGKTTTSFMIHKMLVDAGYKTALMTTVAYGVNNDVKSQIAHMTTVSSLPLQKRLREFKNQGVDWVVLETTSHALAQHRVWGVPYEIAVMTNITHEHLDYHGTFARYVEAKVRLFKIAGRHGYKFGVVNADDPSAKKFIDAIPESTTYGLKSGDLLAENVLLEPDGCRYSVRIGEDHYNIHCRIPGEFNVYNSLAAVAVGRKLGLSVSQIERGIAALEGVEGRMTVVSAGQVFNVVVDFAHTPDSFERLLRDLRTATKGKLIVVFGSAGRRDEVKRAIQGEIAGKYGDEVILTEEDDRDIDGNLILGQIASGAEKSGKTIGKDLFLELDRTKAIEFAMTRAGDKTDIVILLGKGHEKTIERIDGEHPWNEVATAKAAIKKLEQ; from the coding sequence ATGCCAAATCTTCGAAAAATTGTTAAAAAAGCTCTGCCTAAAAATATCTTTCGGGCAATCGAGCCTACTGGTCACCTTGCAGAAGCGGTTATAAGCAACATCAGCCAAGGTTTTCCTGCTCAGTCGATGCGCATTATTGGCGTAACAGGGACGAATGGTAAAACGACGACATCATTCATGATTCATAAAATGCTCGTTGATGCAGGATATAAAACCGCACTCATGACAACAGTGGCATATGGTGTTAACAATGACGTAAAGTCACAAATTGCACATATGACAACTGTTTCGTCACTACCGCTTCAAAAAAGACTACGAGAGTTCAAGAATCAGGGTGTTGATTGGGTTGTACTCGAAACGACAAGCCATGCCTTAGCACAGCACAGGGTGTGGGGTGTGCCATATGAAATTGCTGTCATGACTAATATTACTCATGAGCATTTAGACTATCACGGTACATTTGCGAGGTACGTTGAAGCAAAGGTTCGGCTATTTAAGATTGCCGGTAGGCACGGATATAAGTTTGGCGTCGTAAATGCCGATGATCCGAGTGCGAAAAAATTCATTGATGCAATACCAGAATCAACAACCTATGGTCTAAAAAGCGGTGATTTGCTTGCAGAAAATGTATTACTCGAACCAGATGGTTGCCGCTATTCTGTGAGAATTGGCGAGGATCACTACAACATTCATTGCCGTATCCCTGGTGAATTCAACGTCTATAATAGTTTGGCTGCAGTCGCAGTTGGGCGCAAACTAGGCCTGAGTGTGTCACAAATTGAGCGTGGCATTGCTGCGCTTGAGGGTGTTGAAGGCCGTATGACGGTTGTTTCAGCAGGTCAGGTATTTAACGTTGTCGTTGATTTTGCTCATACGCCTGATTCGTTTGAACGACTACTCCGAGATCTACGGACTGCTACAAAAGGGAAACTAATTGTCGTATTTGGCTCCGCTGGTCGGAGAGACGAAGTAAAAAGAGCTATCCAAGGCGAAATCGCTGGAAAATATGGTGATGAAGTGATTCTCACTGAGGAAGATGACCGAGATATTGACGGTAATCTTATTCTCGGTCAAATAGCGAGTGGTGCGGAAAAGTCAGGTAAGACCATTGGGAAAGATTTATTTCTCGAGCTTGACCGTACAAAGGCGATTGAATTTGCAATGACCCGTGCAGGTGATAAAACTGATATAGTCATTCTTCTTGGCAAAGGTCACGAAAAAACAATCGAGCGCATAGATGGTGAACATCCCTGGAATGAAGTTGCCACTGCCAAAGCTGCAATTAAAAAGTTGGAACAATAG
- the tsaD gene encoding tRNA (adenosine(37)-N6)-threonylcarbamoyltransferase complex transferase subunit TsaD, with protein sequence MNILGIESSCDETAAAIVHDGRVLVSNVVHSQIDIHALYGGVVPEVAARSHIEVINPVINQALSDANMTWEDIDAIAVTYAPGLIGSLLVGTLAARTLALLKNKPLFPIHHVEAHVYANFLNDTVPEFPMLALIVSGGHSQLVLFRGHGDYELLGQTQDDAVGEAFDKVAKILGLPYPGGPSISKTALTGDPKRYLLPKAKLKNPYDFSFSGLKTAVLRSVQRETGVDFTFPSGELAVRLDDVQRADFAASFQQTAVETLVDKAEKAFLHYSPKSVVIAGGVAANSELRRELSERLPLHIDYAPMNLCTDNAAMIATLGYYYAQKNTPTSPFELKVVPSLSMTKTTWS encoded by the coding sequence ATGAATATCCTTGGTATAGAAAGTAGTTGTGATGAAACCGCCGCCGCAATCGTGCATGATGGTCGTGTTCTAGTTAGTAATGTCGTTCACTCGCAGATCGACATTCATGCCCTCTACGGAGGCGTTGTCCCTGAAGTGGCAGCTCGTAGCCATATAGAAGTCATCAACCCCGTAATCAATCAGGCATTATCTGATGCCAATATGACATGGGAAGACATCGACGCGATTGCCGTGACGTATGCACCTGGCCTTATTGGATCCCTTCTTGTTGGAACGCTTGCCGCAAGAACGCTTGCACTTCTCAAAAACAAGCCACTCTTCCCTATCCATCATGTTGAAGCCCATGTCTACGCTAACTTCCTCAATGACACAGTACCGGAATTTCCGATGCTTGCCCTTATTGTCAGCGGAGGTCACTCACAGCTGGTACTATTTCGAGGTCACGGTGACTACGAGCTACTCGGCCAAACCCAAGATGATGCCGTCGGCGAAGCCTTCGATAAGGTAGCAAAAATTCTCGGTCTCCCCTACCCTGGCGGCCCGTCAATCAGTAAGACTGCGCTTACTGGTGATCCAAAACGATACCTACTCCCAAAAGCAAAATTAAAGAATCCATATGACTTTAGTTTCTCTGGCCTTAAAACAGCCGTTCTACGGTCAGTGCAGCGCGAAACAGGTGTTGACTTCACTTTTCCCTCAGGCGAGCTTGCAGTACGCTTAGATGATGTCCAGAGAGCAGATTTTGCTGCTAGCTTCCAGCAAACTGCAGTTGAAACATTAGTAGATAAAGCTGAGAAAGCATTTCTCCACTATTCTCCAAAATCTGTCGTCATTGCAGGCGGTGTTGCAGCAAACAGTGAATTACGGCGTGAACTATCCGAGCGCCTCCCTCTTCATATCGATTACGCACCGATGAATCTATGTACCGATAATGCCGCAATGATCGCAACACTCGGATACTACTATGCACAGAAGAACACACCTACAAGCCCCTTTGAGCTAAAGGTGGTTCCTAGTCTCTCGATGACAAAAACTACCTGGTCATAG
- a CDS encoding valine--tRNA ligase has protein sequence MNLAKTYDPNQYEPNIYAMWETSGAFAPTGKGEPYSIVMPPPNANGNLHTGHALTVQLEDILARYYRMKGRDVAYIPGADHAGFETWVVYERELTAKGQSRFDFTREQLYSQVWSFVERQRGNMELQLRALGVSSSWEDLVFTLDEKVIKTVYGTFKRLWDEGLIYRGERIVNYSTKYQTSYADIEVDHKTEKGTLWKIAYPTLDKIGEIVVATTRPETMLGDTAIAVHPDDERYKNLIGTRVQLPLTDREIPIIGDEHVDPAFGTGAVKVTPAHDPNDFDIGNRHNLERIQVIDFDGRMINVPPQYVGLDVMSARKRILAELEANEFRRGEDTIEHSVGYDYKSGEPIQPLVKEQWFLKVRPLADRAKQVIESGEIKFHPASKKQALIQYYDNLHDWNLSRQIPWGIPIPAFQNVNDPDDWIFYDRVDEELIDVNGTTYRREEDTFDTWFSSGQWPFVTTDFLENGRLSRFYPTSVLETGVDILYPWIARMIMLGLYATDQVPFRDVYLHGLILDEHGQKMSKSKGNVVNPMEIVAKYGSDALRLGIVASRSAGQNQAFSTGNVVSGRNFCNKLWNIARFTEDALGESYQPGPPEPTTLADHWIIRELNRSVADIDKQLAAYRFAEAGDSVYHAIWDNVADWYVESSKKQPDNAMLAWVLDACLTLAHPFAPFVTETIWQTLPWHTDLLVTTPWPTEIPYDDIAAAEFSRLQKLVVEARFVTAELPGNERYALLFQDDSLIADNADLIKHLAKLKDVTEIDQARGLRLASSGRDAWLDVSPDILYEHQTNLEVRLAETKAFIATLESRLGNETYVSKAPTRLVEESREQLESKKLLVERLENELNVLRTD, from the coding sequence ATGAATCTAGCAAAAACCTATGATCCGAATCAGTACGAACCAAATATCTATGCAATGTGGGAAACGTCTGGTGCATTTGCTCCAACAGGGAAGGGTGAACCCTACAGCATCGTCATGCCGCCGCCGAACGCAAACGGCAACCTCCACACCGGCCATGCGCTTACAGTTCAGCTAGAGGATATTCTTGCCCGCTACTACCGCATGAAGGGAAGGGATGTTGCTTATATTCCCGGCGCAGATCATGCAGGATTTGAAACATGGGTTGTCTACGAAAGAGAATTAACTGCAAAAGGACAATCACGATTTGACTTTACTCGTGAGCAACTTTACTCCCAGGTATGGAGTTTTGTTGAAAGGCAGCGCGGTAACATGGAGTTACAACTTCGAGCACTCGGTGTTAGTAGTTCATGGGAAGATCTTGTCTTTACACTTGATGAGAAGGTGATAAAAACAGTCTACGGAACATTCAAAAGATTATGGGACGAAGGACTTATTTACAGAGGTGAGCGTATTGTGAACTACAGTACGAAGTACCAGACTAGCTATGCTGACATTGAAGTTGATCACAAAACTGAGAAGGGGACTCTGTGGAAAATCGCCTATCCAACTCTGGATAAAATTGGTGAGATAGTCGTCGCAACAACCAGGCCGGAGACAATGCTTGGCGATACTGCAATCGCAGTTCACCCAGACGATGAAAGGTACAAGAATCTTATTGGTACACGCGTTCAACTGCCGCTTACTGATCGTGAAATTCCAATCATTGGCGACGAACATGTTGATCCCGCCTTCGGGACTGGTGCAGTAAAGGTCACTCCGGCTCACGATCCAAATGACTTTGATATTGGTAACCGTCACAATCTGGAACGTATTCAGGTTATTGATTTTGATGGCCGCATGATAAACGTTCCTCCGCAGTATGTTGGACTTGATGTCATGTCAGCACGTAAAAGGATCTTGGCCGAACTAGAAGCGAATGAATTTCGACGTGGTGAAGATACAATCGAACACAGTGTTGGCTATGACTACAAAAGTGGTGAGCCAATCCAGCCACTTGTAAAAGAACAATGGTTCTTAAAGGTTCGTCCACTTGCAGACCGAGCTAAACAGGTGATTGAGTCAGGTGAGATTAAGTTTCATCCAGCAAGTAAAAAACAAGCGCTTATTCAGTACTATGATAATCTTCATGACTGGAATCTTAGCCGCCAAATCCCATGGGGCATTCCAATCCCAGCTTTCCAAAATGTAAACGATCCTGATGACTGGATTTTTTATGATCGTGTAGACGAAGAGCTAATTGATGTAAATGGTACAACATATAGGCGTGAAGAGGATACATTTGATACCTGGTTCAGCAGTGGTCAGTGGCCATTTGTTACAACTGATTTCCTCGAAAATGGAAGATTATCGAGATTTTACCCAACCAGTGTCCTAGAAACCGGTGTCGACATTCTATATCCATGGATAGCCCGTATGATTATGCTTGGCCTCTATGCAACTGACCAAGTCCCATTTCGTGATGTCTATCTTCATGGGCTAATTCTTGACGAGCACGGTCAGAAGATGAGCAAAAGTAAAGGTAACGTCGTAAATCCGATGGAAATCGTTGCAAAGTATGGATCTGATGCTCTCCGACTAGGTATCGTTGCAAGTCGTAGCGCTGGCCAAAACCAAGCATTCTCAACAGGTAACGTCGTTTCAGGCCGTAACTTCTGTAATAAATTATGGAACATTGCACGCTTTACTGAAGACGCTCTTGGCGAAAGCTACCAACCGGGTCCACCAGAACCGACAACACTCGCTGATCATTGGATTATACGAGAACTGAATAGGTCAGTTGCCGATATTGATAAGCAGCTTGCGGCATATAGATTCGCAGAAGCAGGTGATAGCGTCTACCATGCGATCTGGGATAATGTTGCAGACTGGTACGTCGAGTCAAGTAAGAAACAACCTGACAATGCGATGCTCGCGTGGGTACTTGACGCATGTCTCACACTCGCCCATCCTTTTGCACCATTTGTGACGGAGACTATCTGGCAAACACTCCCATGGCACACCGATCTTCTCGTGACAACTCCTTGGCCAACAGAAATACCATATGACGATATCGCTGCCGCTGAATTTAGTCGACTTCAAAAACTTGTCGTCGAAGCTCGCTTCGTTACCGCTGAATTACCTGGTAACGAAAGGTACGCTCTTCTATTTCAAGATGATAGCTTAATTGCAGATAACGCCGACCTCATTAAGCATCTTGCAAAATTAAAAGATGTGACAGAAATTGACCAAGCAAGGGGACTACGTCTCGCATCAAGTGGCCGTGATGCATGGTTAGACGTAAGCCCAGATATTCTCTACGAGCACCAAACGAATCTAGAGGTTCGCCTGGCGGAAACAAAAGCGTTTATTGCAACACTTGAATCTCGCCTTGGAAATGAAACTTACGTTTCAAAAGCGCCAACACGTCTCGTTGAAGAAAGTCGCGAACAGCTTGAAAGTAAGAAGTTACTCGTTGAACGTCTTGAGAACGAGTTGAACGTCCTTCGTACTGATTAG
- a CDS encoding helix-turn-helix transcriptional regulator, which produces MIKRTRTGINMSRNELSARTGGEISAIQILSYENGARSFTVLTLHVIAEALGVDAGSLLNIAELNTQGMQLKFYALDIPSLKKSGNSRLQAVVRWFTPLQATSSRKNKMIFGDADMLALATFVGVTLEELLELLRAENIII; this is translated from the coding sequence ATGATCAAGAGGACCCGCACTGGTATAAATATGAGCAGAAATGAGCTTTCAGCCCGAACGGGCGGAGAGATTTCCGCAATTCAGATCCTTAGCTACGAGAATGGTGCCCGTTCGTTCACAGTGCTCACACTTCACGTGATCGCTGAAGCTCTTGGTGTCGACGCAGGGTCTCTGTTGAACATCGCCGAGCTCAACACTCAAGGCATGCAACTGAAATTCTACGCGCTTGATATTCCCAGCTTGAAGAAGAGCGGTAATTCTCGACTTCAAGCAGTCGTGCGTTGGTTCACACCGCTACAGGCCACCTCTAGCCGGAAGAACAAAATGATCTTCGGTGATGCTGACATGCTCGCGCTGGCGACATTCGTCGGCGTCACCCTCGAGGAGCTACTCGAGCTACTTCGAGCAGAGAACATCATCATCTGA
- a CDS encoding HIT family protein has product MEDSIFTKIIKGEIPCHKVYEDDRVIAFLTINPVAEGHTLVIPKKQINQLWDLESEDYVYLLDVTKKIALHLRQVMKVDRVGVVVKGFEVPHVHIHLIPVNEGSNVIFDHTVPPDSPSNDELAAIAERIRF; this is encoded by the coding sequence ATGGAAGACTCAATCTTTACGAAAATTATCAAAGGTGAAATTCCTTGCCACAAAGTATATGAAGACGATAGAGTTATCGCATTTTTGACAATCAATCCCGTTGCCGAAGGTCATACGCTTGTTATTCCAAAAAAGCAGATTAATCAGCTCTGGGACCTTGAAAGTGAAGATTATGTCTATCTCCTTGATGTTACGAAAAAAATTGCGCTTCATCTTAGGCAGGTTATGAAAGTTGATAGAGTAGGTGTTGTCGTAAAAGGGTTTGAAGTTCCTCATGTGCACATCCATCTTATCCCAGTAAACGAGGGGAGTAATGTAATTTTTGATCACACTGTACCACCCGATAGTCCATCAAATGATGAATTAGCTGCAATCGCAGAGCGTATTCGATTTTAG
- a CDS encoding Mur ligase family protein — protein MERESGTKQVVTPDMVKQKVNTVFYATRSKLVAARYGNPSKNIRVIAVMGISGKTTTACFIAELLKESDHTVALLTNRGIEIKGNYAEKDYGKDVATLQNILKSAKQKQIEFLVIEVTPRMVDRHIIDGIQIDTVVVTNCDARVEPSIRKMIEKQINYVVLPHYNTTLLQGMLMSEHKIISFGDSIDADSTIDKVMLYRKGTEVRLVIDNQTTIDVATHLVGQANAYNVSAAVATAYVLGVDLDLVANGIARLQSVTSNYEYVSTDQTYDIIVDGADNNESLLSVITSARELSKRRLIAVVASDGMSDDALSAATKLTDRLIVIDTPDQTTTITGAEAVLSAKDATAKALRGAKKGDTVLLIGGMFSVRQSSGKTLADVLIQGAE, from the coding sequence ATGGAACGAGAGTCTGGGACAAAACAGGTTGTGACACCTGATATGGTGAAACAAAAAGTCAACACTGTTTTCTATGCAACTCGCTCAAAACTTGTCGCCGCTCGCTACGGTAATCCTTCTAAAAACATTCGTGTCATTGCAGTTATGGGTATAAGTGGTAAAACGACAACCGCCTGTTTTATCGCAGAGCTTTTAAAAGAGTCTGATCACACCGTAGCGCTTTTAACGAACAGGGGTATTGAAATCAAGGGCAATTACGCCGAAAAAGATTATGGTAAAGATGTTGCAACGCTTCAGAACATCCTAAAATCTGCAAAACAAAAGCAGATAGAATTTCTCGTGATTGAAGTAACTCCACGCATGGTTGACCGACATATTATTGACGGTATCCAGATTGATACAGTCGTTGTGACAAATTGTGATGCTCGTGTTGAGCCCTCTATTCGTAAGATGATTGAAAAGCAGATTAATTACGTTGTACTTCCTCATTACAACACGACACTGCTTCAAGGTATGTTGATGTCTGAGCATAAAATTATATCCTTTGGTGATTCAATAGACGCAGATTCAACAATCGACAAAGTGATGCTGTACCGCAAAGGTACTGAGGTCAGGTTGGTGATAGATAATCAAACGACAATTGACGTTGCGACTCATCTTGTTGGACAAGCGAATGCATACAATGTATCGGCAGCTGTTGCAACGGCCTATGTACTCGGAGTTGATCTTGACCTTGTCGCAAACGGTATCGCAAGACTTCAATCTGTTACAAGTAACTATGAGTATGTTTCGACAGATCAAACGTATGACATTATTGTTGATGGTGCGGATAATAATGAATCTCTCCTTTCAGTCATTACATCAGCGAGAGAATTATCGAAGCGCCGCCTGATTGCTGTTGTAGCATCTGACGGTATGTCAGACGATGCTTTAAGTGCTGCAACAAAACTAACTGATCGGTTAATTGTTATTGATACGCCCGATCAAACAACGACAATTACCGGCGCAGAAGCAGTATTGAGTGCGAAGGATGCAACCGCAAAAGCACTTCGTGGTGCAAAGAAAGGGGACACTGTTCTTTTAATTGGTGGTATGTTCTCCGTTCGCCAAAGTTCAGGTAAGACACTTGCCGATGTGTTAATCCAGGGAGCAGAGTAG
- a CDS encoding arginine deiminase-related protein, with amino-acid sequence MPLTNRRVLMSDTTHFSNDQHINPYYHDEAINIAKASNELSAIRQLLSSAGVEVVSVASPAGSQDGVYTANWALVRGDTAILARLPDARKTEENWAEKVLTELGITVLRVPDGLKFSGQGDALACGNYLFCGQGYRSDEQAQKFAADTLGYERIQLQTVPELDDQGSPVINSASGWADSFFYDIDLALSIIRPVTDSQKGLIAYCRDAFTKDSQRIIANLDMVDKIEVSIEEADEAFACNLVSTGETIVMSENAPNLRAALESHGLTVVSPSITELVKGGGYIRCTSLCLD; translated from the coding sequence ATGCCATTAACCAATCGCCGAGTTCTCATGTCTGATACTACCCATTTTAGTAATGATCAGCATATTAATCCCTATTATCACGACGAAGCGATCAATATAGCTAAAGCTAGCAATGAATTAAGTGCAATCAGACAACTACTATCAAGCGCTGGTGTTGAAGTCGTAAGTGTCGCCTCGCCTGCTGGCTCACAGGATGGTGTCTATACAGCAAACTGGGCCTTAGTCCGCGGAGACACGGCTATCCTTGCACGCTTACCTGATGCCAGAAAAACGGAGGAAAACTGGGCCGAGAAAGTACTGACTGAACTAGGAATTACCGTTCTTCGTGTACCTGATGGATTAAAATTCAGCGGTCAAGGTGATGCGCTGGCATGTGGTAATTACCTCTTCTGTGGCCAAGGCTACCGTTCAGATGAGCAGGCGCAGAAATTTGCAGCTGATACACTTGGTTATGAACGTATACAACTACAGACAGTTCCAGAGCTTGATGATCAGGGGAGCCCAGTGATTAACAGTGCATCCGGCTGGGCTGATAGTTTCTTTTATGATATCGACCTCGCACTATCCATTATTAGACCGGTTACTGATTCACAAAAAGGTTTGATTGCATACTGCCGCGATGCTTTTACTAAAGACAGTCAGCGTATTATCGCTAACTTAGATATGGTTGATAAAATAGAAGTTTCTATTGAGGAGGCCGATGAGGCTTTTGCCTGTAATCTTGTTTCGACTGGCGAAACGATCGTCATGAGTGAAAACGCTCCGAATCTCCGTGCCGCGCTGGAATCTCATGGTCTAACTGTCGTAAGCCCATCAATCACCGAACTCGTTAAGGGCGGTGGATACATCCGCTGCACAAGCCTCTGCTTGGACTAA
- a CDS encoding 23S rRNA (pseudouridine(1915)-N(3))-methyltransferase RlmH, which translates to MPIRILVVGKKHETWVLDGIERYQKRLGRPFDIEWVLLPHSSLDESRARQEESERILPRLRDAEFVILLDERGKMIDSPALSKLLLVPLESSRPTTIVIGGAYGVDGSVHSRADFIWSLSPLVFPHQLVRLMLVEQVYRAQEIAGGKPYHHS; encoded by the coding sequence ATGCCAATTCGTATTCTTGTGGTTGGTAAAAAGCATGAGACTTGGGTACTCGATGGTATCGAGCGCTACCAAAAACGTCTAGGACGTCCCTTTGATATAGAATGGGTTCTATTGCCACATTCTAGTTTGGATGAGTCTAGAGCTCGCCAGGAAGAATCAGAACGCATACTTCCTCGTCTTCGAGATGCTGAGTTCGTTATACTACTCGATGAACGAGGTAAGATGATTGACTCCCCTGCTTTATCAAAGTTACTGCTGGTCCCACTCGAATCTTCTCGGCCTACGACGATTGTTATTGGTGGCGCCTATGGGGTTGATGGATCCGTCCATAGCCGTGCAGACTTTATTTGGTCACTTTCACCTCTTGTATTTCCACACCAACTCGTACGACTCATGCTCGTTGAACAGGTCTATCGTGCACAGGAGATAGCTGGCGGTAAACCGTATCATCACAGCTAA